From a single Streptomyces liliifuscus genomic region:
- a CDS encoding acetate kinase, translating to MTATRVLVLNSGSSSVKYQLLDMSDGSRLAVGLVERIGEETSRLKHTPLATGESRETTGPIADHEAALKAVAEELARDGLGLDSPELAAIGHRVVHGGQTFTEPTVIDDAVLAEIERLIPVAPLHNPANLTGIRTAQALRPDLPQVAVFDTAFHTTMPEAAARYAIDVKTADEHRIRRYGFHGTSHAYVSRATAALLGKSPEEVNVIVLHLGNGASASAVEKGRCMDTSMGLTPLEGLVMGTRSGDMDPAVIFHLMRVGGMSTDEIDTLLNKRSGLIGLCGDNDMREIRRRIDEGAEDAAQAQLAFDIYIHRLRKYIGAYYAVLGRVDAVAFTAGVGENAAPVREAAIAGLEALGLAVDDELNAVRSGEPRLISPEGARVAVAVVPTDEELEIADQTYALVGNGNA from the coding sequence TCCTCGTCCTCAACTCCGGCTCCTCGTCGGTGAAGTACCAGCTGCTCGACATGAGCGACGGCAGCAGGCTGGCCGTGGGCCTCGTCGAGCGGATCGGCGAGGAGACCTCCCGGTTGAAGCACACGCCGCTCGCCACCGGCGAGTCCCGCGAGACGACCGGGCCGATCGCCGACCACGAGGCCGCTCTGAAGGCCGTCGCCGAGGAGCTGGCCAGGGACGGGCTCGGCCTCGACTCCCCCGAGCTGGCCGCGATCGGTCACCGGGTCGTGCACGGCGGCCAGACCTTCACCGAGCCGACCGTCATCGACGACGCCGTCCTCGCCGAGATCGAGCGCCTCATCCCGGTGGCGCCCCTGCACAACCCGGCCAACCTCACCGGAATCCGTACCGCGCAGGCACTGCGCCCGGACCTTCCGCAGGTCGCCGTCTTCGACACGGCCTTCCACACGACGATGCCCGAGGCCGCGGCCCGCTACGCGATCGACGTGAAGACCGCCGACGAGCACCGCATCCGCCGGTACGGCTTCCACGGCACCTCGCACGCGTACGTGTCCCGCGCGACTGCGGCGCTGCTCGGCAAGTCGCCGGAGGAGGTGAACGTCATCGTGCTGCACCTCGGCAACGGCGCCTCGGCGTCGGCGGTCGAGAAGGGCCGGTGCATGGACACCTCCATGGGACTGACGCCCTTGGAGGGGCTCGTGATGGGTACGCGCTCCGGTGACATGGATCCCGCGGTCATCTTCCATTTGATGCGTGTTGGCGGGATGTCCACGGACGAGATCGACACTCTTCTCAACAAGAGGAGCGGTCTGATCGGCCTGTGCGGCGACAACGACATGCGGGAGATCCGCCGCCGCATCGACGAGGGTGCCGAGGACGCCGCACAGGCCCAGCTCGCCTTCGACATCTACATACACAGACTGAGGAAGTACATCGGCGCGTACTACGCGGTGCTCGGCCGGGTCGACGCGGTCGCCTTCACGGCGGGCGTCGGCGAGAACGCCGCCCCCGTGCGAGAGGCCGCGATCGCGGGCCTGGAGGCGCTGGGCCTGGCGGTCGACGACGAGCTGAACGCCGTACGGTCCGGCGAGCCGCGGCTGATCTCGCCCGAGGGCGCCCGGGTCGCGGTGGCCGTCGTACCGACCGATGAGGAACTGGAGATCGCCGACCAGACCTACGCACTCGTGGGGAACGGGAACGCCTGA
- the pyk gene encoding pyruvate kinase, translated as MRRSKIVCTLGPAVDSHEQLVSLIEAGMNVARFNFSHGSHAEHQGRYERVRAAAQETGRAIGVLADLQGPKIRLETFAEGPVELERGDEFTITTEDVPGDKSICGTTYKGLPGDVSKGDQVLINDGNVELRVVAVEGPQVRTIVIEGGVISDHKGINLPGTAVNVPALSEKDVDDLRFALRMGCDLVALSFVRDAHDVNDVHKIMDEEGRRVPVIAKVEKPQAVENMDAVVAAFDGVMVARGDLAVEYPLEKVPMVQKRLVELCRRNAKPVIVATQMMESMITNSRPTRAEASDVANAILDGADAVMLSAESSVGAYPIETVKTMSKIVVAAEQELLSKGLQPLVPGKKPRTQGGSVARAACEIADFLGGKGLVAFTKSGDTARRLSRYRAEQPIVAFTTDEGTRNQLALSWGVESYVVPFVHSTDEMVDLVDNELRKLNRFSEGDIVVMTAGSPPGVPGTTNMVRVHHLGG; from the coding sequence ATGCGCCGTTCCAAAATCGTCTGCACACTGGGCCCCGCCGTCGACTCCCACGAGCAGCTCGTCTCGCTGATCGAGGCCGGCATGAACGTGGCCCGTTTCAACTTCAGCCACGGCTCCCACGCCGAGCACCAGGGCCGTTACGAGCGGGTCCGGGCCGCCGCCCAGGAGACGGGCCGCGCCATCGGCGTGCTCGCCGACCTGCAGGGCCCCAAGATCCGGCTGGAGACCTTCGCCGAGGGCCCCGTGGAGCTGGAGCGGGGTGACGAGTTCACCATCACGACCGAGGACGTGCCGGGCGACAAGTCGATCTGCGGCACCACGTACAAGGGTCTGCCGGGCGATGTCTCCAAGGGCGACCAGGTCCTGATCAACGACGGCAACGTCGAGCTGCGGGTCGTCGCGGTCGAGGGCCCCCAGGTCAGGACGATCGTCATCGAGGGCGGTGTCATCTCGGACCACAAGGGCATCAACCTGCCCGGCACCGCCGTGAACGTGCCGGCGCTGTCCGAGAAGGACGTCGACGACCTGCGCTTCGCCCTGCGGATGGGCTGCGACCTGGTGGCGCTTTCCTTCGTGCGCGACGCCCACGACGTGAACGACGTGCACAAGATCATGGACGAGGAGGGCCGCCGGGTCCCCGTCATCGCCAAGGTGGAGAAGCCGCAGGCGGTGGAGAACATGGACGCCGTCGTCGCGGCGTTCGACGGTGTGATGGTGGCCCGTGGCGACCTCGCCGTCGAGTACCCCCTGGAAAAGGTCCCGATGGTGCAGAAGCGCCTCGTGGAGCTGTGCCGTCGCAACGCCAAGCCGGTGATCGTGGCGACCCAGATGATGGAGTCGATGATCACCAACTCCCGCCCCACGCGCGCCGAGGCGTCCGACGTCGCCAACGCGATCCTGGACGGCGCGGACGCGGTCATGCTGTCGGCCGAGTCCAGCGTGGGCGCGTATCCGATCGAGACCGTGAAGACGATGTCGAAGATCGTCGTCGCGGCCGAGCAGGAGCTGCTCTCCAAGGGTCTGCAGCCGCTCGTGCCCGGCAAGAAGCCGCGTACGCAGGGTGGTTCGGTGGCCCGTGCCGCGTGCGAGATCGCGGACTTCCTGGGCGGCAAGGGCCTGGTGGCCTTCACCAAGTCCGGTGACACCGCCCGCCGTCTGTCGCGCTACCGCGCCGAGCAGCCGATCGTGGCCTTCACCACCGACGAGGGCACCCGCAACCAGCTCGCGCTGAGCTGGGGCGTCGAGTCCTACGTCGTGCCGTTCGTGCACAGCACCGACGAGATGGTCGACCTGGTCGACAACGAGCTGCGCAAGCTCAACCGCTTCAGCGAGGGCGACATCGTCGTGATGACCGCCGGCTCGCCCCCCGGTGTCCCCGGCACCACCAACATGGTCCGCGTGCACCACCTGGGCGGCTGA
- a CDS encoding DUF6114 domain-containing protein translates to MSAETPAARGQFHIWRLRFRAWRGGRPFWAGLFILIAGFPIAYLPYANLQIGHLTLAMATTAGAGSLIIGVLLGVLGISLWYQKHIRTFAGVAAILLGLVSLPVSNFGGFFVGFLLSLVGGGMAVAWAPGEEPAARPAETDRTDKEDAPEAALANGASEPNDLSGTSPTNGANGRHSAG, encoded by the coding sequence ATGAGCGCCGAGACTCCTGCCGCGCGCGGTCAATTCCACATCTGGCGGCTGCGGTTCCGTGCCTGGCGGGGCGGCCGGCCGTTCTGGGCGGGCCTGTTCATCCTGATCGCCGGATTCCCGATCGCATACCTTCCGTACGCGAACCTGCAGATCGGGCATCTCACGCTGGCCATGGCGACGACCGCGGGTGCGGGGTCTCTCATCATCGGCGTACTTCTGGGTGTTCTCGGAATCAGCCTCTGGTACCAGAAGCACATCCGGACCTTCGCCGGTGTCGCGGCGATCCTGCTGGGCCTGGTCTCGCTGCCGGTGTCCAACTTCGGAGGCTTCTTCGTCGGCTTCCTGCTGTCCCTGGTGGGCGGCGGAATGGCCGTGGCCTGGGCCCCGGGCGAGGAGCCCGCCGCGCGCCCGGCCGAGACGGACCGTACGGACAAGGAAGACGCCCCGGAGGCCGCACTGGCCAACGGTGCGAGCGAGCCGAACGATCTGTCAGGAACGAGCCCGACCAACGGGGCGAACGGGAGGCACAGTGCCGGCTGA
- a CDS encoding DUF6230 family protein yields MESQVRGGTRWKRFAVVMVPSVAATAAIGVALAQGALAASFSVSGQSFKVTADRLDGVGFSQYGAIDQGYTLKGEKTAHPVAVSAFKSAKITNMCQSVVTPDIPLIGSVSLNLKAGGGSTPVEAENLYIDVEDLQANATFRNIDIGVAAGDATKGPGMKGGKEQANPYGFAQQADSATLTDVKQTAWATTAGTFKLSGLKMSLSRGVKECY; encoded by the coding sequence ATGGAGTCCCAGGTGCGTGGCGGGACCAGATGGAAGCGGTTCGCGGTAGTCATGGTGCCCAGCGTGGCCGCGACCGCCGCGATAGGTGTCGCCCTGGCTCAGGGTGCTCTCGCCGCGTCGTTCAGCGTGTCGGGTCAGTCGTTCAAGGTGACGGCGGACCGGCTCGATGGTGTTGGCTTCTCGCAGTACGGAGCCATCGACCAGGGCTACACGCTCAAGGGTGAGAAGACGGCGCACCCGGTCGCGGTGTCGGCGTTCAAGAGCGCCAAGATCACCAACATGTGCCAGTCCGTGGTCACCCCGGACATCCCGTTGATCGGTTCGGTCAGCCTGAACCTGAAGGCGGGCGGCGGCAGCACGCCGGTCGAGGCCGAGAACCTCTACATCGATGTCGAGGACCTCCAGGCCAACGCGACCTTCCGCAACATCGACATCGGTGTTGCCGCCGGAGACGCCACCAAGGGTCCCGGTATGAAGGGCGGCAAGGAGCAGGCGAACCCCTACGGTTTCGCCCAGCAGGCCGACTCGGCCACGCTGACCGACGTGAAGCAGACGGCGTGGGCGACCACCGCCGGCACCTTCAAGCTCAGCGGCCTGAAGATGTCGCTGTCCAGGGGTGTCAAGGAGTGCTACTAG
- a CDS encoding tetratricopeptide repeat protein — MQPRNMSMSGVVDLAAVKAAQEAKAKAEQARAEAARQGGGAVSAVSPSSLVIDVDEAGFERDVLQRSTEVPVVIDFWAEWCEPCKQLSPLLERLTAEYNGRFVLAKIDVDANQMLMQQFGIQGIPAVFAVVAGQALPLFQGAAPEAQIRGTLDQLVQVAEERFGLTGLTVDPDGEQAGQGEQSAEPQVPAGPYDALLEAAVQALDAGDFGGAVQAYKNVLSDDPGNTEAKLGLAQAELLQRVQGADPQQVRKEAADNPGDVRAQIAAADLDLVGGHVEDAFGRLVDAVARTAGDDRDAARVRLLELFEVVGADDPRVAAARRALARALF, encoded by the coding sequence ATGCAGCCACGGAACATGTCCATGAGCGGAGTCGTCGACCTCGCCGCGGTGAAGGCGGCCCAAGAGGCCAAGGCGAAGGCGGAGCAGGCGCGTGCGGAAGCGGCGCGGCAGGGCGGCGGAGCCGTCTCCGCGGTGTCGCCCTCGAGTCTCGTCATCGACGTCGACGAAGCGGGTTTTGAGCGGGACGTCCTGCAGCGCTCCACCGAGGTGCCGGTCGTCATCGACTTCTGGGCCGAGTGGTGCGAGCCGTGCAAGCAGCTCAGCCCGCTCCTGGAGCGGCTCACCGCCGAGTACAACGGCCGGTTCGTCCTCGCCAAGATCGACGTAGACGCGAATCAGATGCTGATGCAGCAGTTCGGGATCCAGGGGATCCCGGCGGTGTTCGCGGTGGTGGCCGGTCAGGCCCTGCCGCTCTTCCAGGGCGCCGCACCCGAGGCCCAGATCCGGGGCACCCTCGACCAGCTCGTACAGGTCGCCGAGGAGCGCTTCGGTCTGACGGGCCTGACCGTCGACCCGGACGGCGAGCAGGCCGGCCAGGGCGAGCAGTCCGCGGAGCCCCAGGTCCCGGCCGGTCCGTACGACGCGCTGCTCGAAGCCGCCGTACAGGCCCTGGACGCGGGCGACTTCGGTGGCGCGGTGCAGGCGTACAAGAACGTACTGAGTGACGACCCGGGCAACACGGAGGCCAAGCTCGGCCTGGCCCAGGCCGAGTTGCTCCAGCGGGTGCAGGGCGCCGATCCGCAGCAGGTGCGCAAGGAGGCCGCCGACAACCCCGGTGACGTGCGGGCGCAGATCGCCGCCGCCGACCTGGACCTGGTGGGCGGCCATGTCGAGGACGCCTTCGGGCGGCTCGTCGACGCGGTGGCGCGTACAGCGGGTGACGACCGGGACGCGGCGCGCGTACGGCTTCTCGAGCTTTTCGAGGTGGTGGGCGCCGACGACCCGCGTGTCGCCGCGGCGCGCCGGGCGCTGGCCCGGGCCCTGTTCTGA
- a CDS encoding TetR/AcrR family transcriptional regulator, whose translation MQSRTSTPRTGRPRSATADAAILAATRAALVELGWSKLTLGDVATRAGVAKTTLYRRWAGKNELVVDAVAALFDELELPDRGSLAADIEGVVLQFAAILARPEAKSGLMAVLAESTRDDALRERIRASVVDRQKRLVLEGRRRAQVRGELPPESDPSAAARTVDLIFDMVAGAVVHRTLVSAEPVDPTWVHDFTQVLLLGLSGAATSKS comes from the coding sequence ATGCAGAGCCGCACCTCCACCCCCCGCACAGGGCGCCCCCGCAGCGCCACCGCGGACGCCGCGATCCTGGCGGCGACACGAGCGGCTCTCGTCGAACTGGGCTGGTCAAAGCTGACGCTGGGGGACGTGGCGACGCGCGCCGGGGTCGCGAAGACCACCCTCTACCGGCGGTGGGCGGGCAAGAACGAGCTCGTGGTCGACGCGGTGGCGGCGCTCTTCGACGAGTTGGAGCTGCCCGACCGGGGGAGCCTCGCGGCGGACATCGAGGGTGTGGTGCTCCAGTTCGCGGCGATCCTCGCGCGGCCCGAGGCCAAGAGCGGGCTCATGGCGGTGCTTGCCGAGTCGACGCGGGACGACGCGTTGCGGGAGCGGATCCGGGCGTCGGTCGTCGACCGTCAGAAGCGGCTCGTTCTGGAAGGGCGTCGGCGGGCCCAGGTCCGTGGGGAGCTCCCTCCGGAGTCCGATCCCTCGGCTGCCGCCCGTACGGTCGATCTCATCTTCGACATGGTCGCCGGTGCGGTGGTCCATCGCACCCTCGTCAGCGCCGAACCCGTCGACCCGACCTGGGTCCACGACTTCACCCAGGTCCTACTCCTGGGCCTCTCCGGCGCCGCCACGTCCAAGAGTTGA
- a CDS encoding acyl-CoA mutase large subunit family protein, with product MDADAIEEGRRRWQARYDASHKRKADFTTLSGDTVEPVYGPRPGDAYDGFERIGWPGEYPFTRGLHSTGYRGRTWTIRQFAGFGNAGQTNERYKKILADGGGGLSVAFDMPTLMGRDSDDPRSLGEVGHCGVAIDSAADMEVLFRDIPLGDVTTSMTISGPAIPVFCMYLVAAERQGVDPGVLNGTLQTDIFKEYIAQKEWLFPPEPHLRLIGDLMEYCASSIPAYKPLSVSGYHIREAGSTAAQELAYTLADGFGYVELGLSRGLDVDVFAPGLSFFFDAHVDFFEEIAKFRAARRIWARWMRDVYGARSEKAQWLRFHTQTAGVSLTAQQPYNNVVRTAVEALAAVLGGTNSLHTNALDETLALPSEQAAEIALRTQQVLMEETGVSGVADPLGGSWYVEQLTDRIEADAERIFEQIKERGVRARPDGVHPIGPVTSGILRGIEDGWFTGEIAESAFRYQRGVEKGEKRVVGVNVHRGSVTGDLEILRVGHEVEREQVRVLADRRSDRDDVAVRGALAAMVAAARGGVNMIGPMLDAVRVEASLGEICDALRAEWGEYTEPAGF from the coding sequence ATGGACGCCGACGCCATCGAGGAGGGCCGCCGTCGCTGGCAGGCCCGGTACGACGCCTCGCACAAGCGGAAAGCCGACTTCACCACGCTCTCCGGCGACACGGTGGAGCCCGTGTACGGACCTCGGCCCGGGGACGCGTACGACGGGTTCGAGCGGATCGGCTGGCCCGGGGAGTACCCCTTCACCCGAGGGCTCCACTCGACCGGCTACCGGGGGCGGACGTGGACCATCCGGCAGTTCGCCGGGTTCGGGAACGCCGGGCAGACCAACGAGCGGTACAAGAAGATCCTCGCCGACGGCGGGGGCGGGCTCTCCGTGGCCTTCGACATGCCCACGCTCATGGGGCGCGACTCCGACGATCCGCGCTCGCTCGGCGAGGTCGGCCACTGCGGGGTCGCGATCGACTCCGCGGCCGACATGGAGGTCCTGTTCAGGGACATCCCGCTGGGCGACGTGACGACGTCGATGACGATCAGCGGACCCGCAATCCCGGTCTTCTGCATGTACCTGGTGGCCGCCGAGCGGCAGGGCGTGGACCCGGGGGTGCTCAACGGCACGCTCCAGACCGACATCTTCAAGGAGTACATCGCGCAGAAGGAGTGGCTCTTCCCGCCCGAGCCCCATCTGCGCCTCATCGGCGACCTGATGGAGTACTGCGCCTCGTCGATCCCCGCGTACAAGCCGCTGTCCGTCTCCGGCTACCACATCCGCGAGGCCGGCTCCACGGCCGCGCAGGAGCTGGCGTACACGCTGGCGGACGGGTTCGGGTACGTGGAGCTGGGACTGTCGCGCGGGCTCGACGTCGATGTCTTCGCGCCGGGGCTTTCCTTCTTCTTCGACGCGCACGTCGACTTCTTCGAGGAGATCGCCAAGTTCCGGGCCGCGCGGCGGATCTGGGCGCGGTGGATGCGGGACGTGTACGGGGCGCGGTCCGAGAAGGCGCAGTGGCTGCGCTTCCACACGCAGACGGCGGGTGTCTCGCTCACCGCCCAGCAGCCGTACAACAACGTCGTCCGTACGGCGGTCGAGGCGCTCGCGGCGGTGCTGGGCGGCACCAACTCGCTGCACACGAACGCGCTCGACGAGACGCTCGCCCTGCCGTCCGAGCAGGCCGCGGAGATCGCGCTGCGTACGCAGCAGGTGCTGATGGAGGAGACCGGTGTCTCGGGCGTCGCTGATCCGCTGGGCGGTTCCTGGTACGTCGAGCAGCTGACGGACCGGATCGAGGCGGACGCCGAGCGGATCTTCGAGCAGATCAAGGAGCGGGGGGTGCGGGCGCGTCCCGACGGGGTGCATCCGATCGGGCCCGTCACGTCCGGGATTCTGCGGGGGATCGAGGACGGGTGGTTCACCGGGGAGATCGCCGAGTCGGCGTTCCGGTACCAGCGGGGGGTGGAGAAGGGGGAGAAGCGGGTTGTGGGGGTGAACGTCCACCGCGGCTCTGTCACGGGTGACTTGGAGATTCTGCGGGTCGGGCACGAGGTGGAGCGGGAGCAGGTGCGGGTGCTGGCCGACCGTAGGTCCGACCGTGACGATGTGGCCGTGCGGGGCGCGTTGGCCGCGATGGTCGCTGCCGCGCGGGGTGGGGTGAACATGATCGGGCCGATGCTTGACGCGGTGCGGGTCGAGGCGAGCCTCGGCGAGATCTGCGACGCCCTCCGGGCCGAGTGGGGCGAGTACACGGAACCGGCGGGGTTCTAG
- a CDS encoding DUF3817 domain-containing protein, protein MKKSVLTRYRVMAYVTGVLLVLLVLGMIGKYVLDLDGAADFTRVVSVAHGWLYVVYLVFAFDLGSKAKWPVPKLLWVLLAGTVPTAAFFVERKVSRELESKVTEDAGAVAKA, encoded by the coding sequence ATGAAAAAGAGCGTGCTGACCCGCTACCGCGTCATGGCCTACGTCACCGGTGTCCTGCTGGTCCTGTTGGTCCTCGGGATGATCGGCAAGTACGTGCTCGACCTGGACGGCGCCGCGGACTTCACGCGTGTCGTCAGCGTCGCGCACGGCTGGCTGTACGTCGTCTACCTGGTCTTCGCCTTCGACCTGGGCTCCAAGGCCAAGTGGCCGGTACCGAAGCTGCTGTGGGTGCTGCTCGCGGGCACCGTTCCCACCGCCGCCTTCTTCGTGGAGCGCAAGGTCAGCCGCGAGCTGGAGTCCAAGGTCACGGAGGACGCGGGCGCGGTCGCCAAGGCGTGA
- a CDS encoding MarR family winged helix-turn-helix transcriptional regulator, protein MPKPLSLAFDPIARADEHWKQRWGSVPSMGAITSIMRAHQILLAEVDAVVKPYELTFARYEALVLLTFSKAGELPMSKIGERLMVHPTSVTNTVDRLARSGLVDKRPNPNDGRGTLASITDKGREVCDAATRDLMAMEFGLGVYDAEECREIFAMLRPLRVAAHDFDE, encoded by the coding sequence GTGCCGAAGCCGCTCAGTCTTGCCTTCGATCCCATCGCCCGTGCCGACGAGCACTGGAAGCAACGCTGGGGATCCGTGCCGTCCATGGGCGCGATCACCTCCATCATGCGCGCGCACCAGATCCTCCTCGCCGAGGTCGACGCGGTCGTCAAGCCGTACGAGCTGACGTTCGCGCGCTACGAGGCCCTGGTGCTGCTCACCTTCTCCAAGGCCGGCGAGCTGCCGATGTCCAAGATCGGCGAACGGCTGATGGTGCACCCGACGTCGGTGACCAACACCGTGGACCGGCTCGCCCGGTCCGGTCTCGTCGACAAACGCCCCAACCCCAACGACGGCCGCGGCACCCTCGCCTCCATCACCGACAAGGGCCGCGAGGTCTGCGACGCCGCCACCCGCGACCTGATGGCGATGGAGTTCGGCCTCGGCGTGTACGACGCCGAGGAGTGCCGGGAGATCTTCGCGATGCTGCGCCCGCTGAGAGTGGCGGCGCACGACTTCGACGAGTAG
- a CDS encoding MFS transporter, translated as MPEENRGTSTLPTPEKTGYGPVFAVREFRAVFLAHALSLLGVVVSEIALTVLVYEMTGSPLLSALVFALGFLPYLVGGTLLSGVADRFPPRRVLVVCDLVCAGCAALMALPATPVAALLVLRCVIAAVSPVFSGTRMATLTDILGDGDLFVLGRSLLRIVSQSAVLVGFGLGGVLLTVVSPRGALAVTLGTFLASALLLRLGTRRRPARAGGGALVRYSLSGARQVLADRRIRALLLLLWVPPMFVVAPEALAAAYADEIGVGTAWIGLLMCAMPVGTIAGELYAGAALSPATRSRIVLPLAGGGLLPLLLYPFHPGLGWILLVLVLAGSAGAYTLGLDRWFVDAVPEELRGRAMTVHTAGLMTIQGVGMALAGAAAEFWAVSTVVGGVGVLGTVCCVLLAVEVRRTGRSREDEGTALVKGRGERVEKGANIDTRDGADHDMTGR; from the coding sequence ATGCCGGAAGAGAACAGGGGCACGTCGACGCTGCCCACCCCCGAGAAGACCGGGTACGGTCCCGTCTTCGCCGTACGCGAGTTCCGTGCCGTGTTCCTCGCACACGCCCTCTCGCTGCTGGGCGTCGTCGTCAGCGAGATCGCGCTGACCGTGCTCGTGTACGAGATGACGGGGTCGCCGCTGCTCAGCGCGCTGGTGTTCGCGCTGGGCTTCCTCCCCTACCTCGTGGGCGGCACGCTGCTGTCCGGGGTCGCCGACCGGTTCCCGCCGCGGCGCGTGCTCGTCGTCTGCGACCTGGTCTGCGCCGGGTGCGCGGCGCTGATGGCCCTGCCGGCCACACCCGTCGCCGCGCTGCTCGTGCTGCGGTGCGTCATCGCCGCCGTGTCACCGGTGTTCAGCGGGACACGGATGGCCACGCTGACCGACATCCTCGGGGACGGCGACCTGTTCGTGCTCGGCCGCTCCCTGTTGCGGATCGTGTCGCAGAGCGCCGTACTCGTGGGCTTCGGGCTCGGCGGTGTCCTTCTCACCGTGGTCTCCCCGCGCGGGGCACTGGCCGTCACGCTGGGCACCTTCCTCGCCTCGGCGCTGCTCCTGCGGCTGGGGACGCGGCGCCGGCCGGCCCGGGCCGGGGGCGGGGCGCTGGTGCGGTACTCGCTCTCCGGCGCCCGGCAGGTCCTCGCAGACCGCCGGATCCGGGCGCTGCTGCTGCTCCTGTGGGTCCCGCCGATGTTCGTCGTGGCGCCGGAGGCACTGGCCGCCGCGTACGCGGACGAGATCGGGGTCGGCACGGCCTGGATCGGGCTGCTGATGTGCGCGATGCCGGTCGGGACGATCGCGGGGGAGCTGTACGCCGGTGCCGCACTGTCTCCCGCGACCCGCTCCCGGATCGTGCTGCCCCTGGCGGGCGGCGGACTGCTGCCGCTCCTCCTCTACCCCTTCCACCCGGGCCTCGGCTGGATCCTCCTCGTGCTGGTGCTCGCCGGGTCGGCGGGCGCGTACACCCTCGGACTCGACCGCTGGTTCGTGGACGCCGTGCCTGAGGAACTGCGCGGACGGGCCATGACCGTGCACACCGCCGGGCTGATGACGATCCAGGGCGTGGGCATGGCGCTCGCCGGTGCGGCCGCCGAGTTCTGGGCGGTCAGCACGGTCGTGGGCGGCGTCGGCGTGCTGGGGACCGTGTGCTGTGTGCTCCTGGCGGTGGAGGTACGGCGTACCGGAAGGTCCCGGGAGGACGAGGGAACGGCACTGGTGAAGGGGAGGGGAGAGAGGGTGGAAAAGGGGGCGAATATCGATACGCGAGACGGGGCTGACCACGATATGACCGGCCGGTAG
- a CDS encoding ArsR/SmtB family transcription factor, with translation MPFHLHFGEDDLLRCRFAVSPLWETQEAVRTLNRPERHGYHAHWLRRTRSAAAQLDLTLLWLLMPRRGHTPDWLGPPPLGPSATFDEEIAAVRGADPEAAREDTALALADTPGALESPRGRALLADPVRMIEELTDLLAAAWRALVEPDWPRLRALLEADVVFHSRRLAEVGLGGLLPELDRRFAWDAGRLTIDVRGEHVRELGGQGLVLMPSVFSWPNVVSGFEPPWQPTLVYPARGIGGLWAEPSDRTPEALARILGRGRAAVLTALDDPATTTGLAHRLGLAPSSVSAHLSALRDAGLLVSRRYGHQVLYERTPLGIALTSGGA, from the coding sequence GTGCCGTTCCATCTGCACTTCGGCGAGGACGACCTCCTCAGGTGCCGTTTCGCGGTGTCCCCGCTGTGGGAGACCCAGGAGGCGGTCCGCACCCTCAACCGCCCCGAGCGGCACGGGTATCACGCGCACTGGCTCCGTCGTACGCGTTCGGCGGCCGCGCAGCTCGACCTGACGCTCCTGTGGCTGCTGATGCCCCGGCGCGGGCACACCCCGGACTGGCTGGGCCCTCCCCCGCTCGGCCCCTCGGCCACGTTCGACGAGGAGATCGCGGCGGTGCGCGGTGCCGACCCCGAGGCGGCCCGCGAGGACACCGCTCTGGCGCTCGCGGACACCCCGGGCGCCCTCGAATCCCCGCGCGGGCGCGCCCTGCTGGCCGATCCGGTCCGCATGATCGAGGAGCTGACCGACCTGCTGGCGGCGGCCTGGCGCGCCCTGGTCGAGCCCGACTGGCCGAGGCTGCGCGCCCTTCTGGAGGCCGACGTGGTCTTCCACTCGCGGCGCCTGGCCGAGGTGGGCCTGGGCGGGCTGCTGCCCGAGCTGGACCGGCGCTTCGCCTGGGACGCGGGCCGGCTCACGATCGACGTGAGGGGCGAGCACGTCCGCGAACTGGGCGGCCAGGGCCTGGTGTTGATGCCCAGCGTCTTCTCCTGGCCGAATGTGGTGAGCGGTTTCGAACCGCCCTGGCAGCCGACACTGGTCTACCCGGCGCGCGGCATCGGGGGCCTGTGGGCGGAGCCGTCCGACCGCACGCCCGAGGCGCTCGCGCGAATCCTCGGGCGCGGCCGGGCCGCCGTCCTGACCGCGCTCGACGACCCCGCCACCACGACGGGCCTCGCCCACCGCCTAGGCCTCGCGCCCTCGTCGGTGTCGGCGCATCTGTCGGCGCTGCGCGACGCGGGCCTGCTCGTCTCGCGCCGGTACGGACACCAGGTGCTGTACGAGAGGACGCCGCTGGGCATCGCGCTGACGTCGGGCGGCGCCTGA